One Defluviimonas aquaemixtae DNA segment encodes these proteins:
- a CDS encoding phospholipase D family protein — protein MPSTFRTLLTAEEAYPALEREFIAASSEIWASFRIFDPMTRLRSPEARAIGRTWFDLIIATLRRGVSITIVITDFDPVARAELHRATWRSVRVLIAAAELGGPGARLRVIPAMHPARTGLLLRILFCPVIIAKQARTARWLNGRSDEERRAAIREMPGVAACLIKRPNGRYRPKVFPFPLLYPATHHQKVAVFDRKRLYLGGLDLDERRYDTPRHDRDAAQTWHDVQVLVDGPAAREAQEHLETFLDATAGKRKPANTRRLLRTLSQPRQNNPFRFGPKPLVQELALAHEHLARRAKRLIFVETQFFRDLKLARYLADLGRSRPDLGMILILPGAPEDVAFKPHVGLDARFGEFLQYRALRILTKGFGARLFIGAAAQPRPKNGPSPNETERDHVEGAPLIYIHSKVSIFDDSAAIVSSANLNGRSLRWDTEAGLFITSKRDVQALRRKVLRHWLSDDAGPEFFDPSQAVDAWRTMALANAETPPTSRRGFIVPHDLEATKKVAANVPILPDEMV, from the coding sequence GGGCGAACCTGGTTTGACCTCATCATCGCGACCCTGAGGCGCGGCGTATCGATCACGATCGTGATCACCGATTTCGACCCGGTCGCACGCGCAGAGCTGCACCGCGCCACGTGGCGAAGCGTGCGCGTGCTGATCGCAGCGGCGGAACTGGGCGGGCCGGGCGCGCGACTCAGGGTGATCCCGGCGATGCACCCGGCGCGGACCGGGCTTTTGCTGCGGATCCTGTTTTGTCCGGTGATAATCGCGAAGCAGGCGCGCACGGCCCGATGGCTGAACGGCCGAAGCGACGAGGAGCGGCGGGCCGCGATCCGCGAGATGCCGGGCGTGGCGGCTTGCCTGATCAAGCGCCCGAACGGGCGCTACCGTCCAAAGGTCTTCCCCTTTCCGCTTCTCTATCCGGCCACGCATCACCAGAAGGTGGCGGTTTTCGACCGCAAGCGGCTTTACCTCGGCGGGCTCGACCTTGATGAGCGGCGCTACGACACGCCGCGCCATGACCGCGACGCGGCACAGACCTGGCACGACGTGCAGGTTCTCGTCGACGGCCCCGCCGCGCGCGAGGCACAGGAGCATCTTGAGACGTTTCTCGACGCGACAGCGGGAAAGCGCAAGCCGGCGAACACGCGGCGCCTGCTCAGGACGCTGTCGCAGCCTCGCCAGAACAACCCGTTCCGGTTCGGGCCGAAACCGCTGGTGCAGGAACTTGCGCTGGCGCATGAACACCTCGCGCGGCGGGCAAAGCGTCTGATCTTCGTCGAGACCCAGTTCTTCAGAGACCTCAAGCTCGCCCGGTATCTCGCGGATCTCGGAAGGAGCAGGCCGGATTTGGGGATGATCCTGATCCTGCCGGGCGCGCCCGAGGACGTGGCCTTCAAGCCTCACGTCGGCCTCGATGCGCGGTTTGGCGAGTTCCTGCAGTACCGCGCGTTGCGGATTCTCACGAAGGGCTTCGGCGCGCGGCTTTTCATCGGCGCGGCGGCGCAGCCGCGGCCCAAGAATGGGCCGAGCCCCAACGAAACAGAGCGCGACCATGTGGAGGGCGCGCCACTGATTTACATCCATTCGAAGGTGTCGATATTCGACGATTCGGCAGCGATCGTGTCATCGGCCAACCTCAACGGACGCAGCCTGCGCTGGGATACCGAGGCGGGACTGTTCATCACCTCGAAGCGGGACGTGCAGGCGCTGCGCCGCAAGGTGCTCCGGCACTGGCTGTCCGACGATGCGGGACCGGAGTTTTTCGATCCTTCCCAAGCGGTGGACGCGTGGCGGACTATGGCGCTTGCCAATGCCGAGACCCCGCCGACAAGCCGCCGGGGGTTCATCGTGCCACACGATCTCGAGGCAACGAAGAAAGTCGCGGCGAACGTCCCCATCCTGCCGGACGAAATGGTCTGA
- a CDS encoding AI-2E family transporter has product MDTTARLAQHAMIFVGTVALIAALSLASDILAPVALALVAGVVLSPLSDFWEERGFAPFWGALLGLVLTLAVVASLILVFHPIVARLVEQAPKVWSDMREIVTGLRGLLKGLAEVSNELAGSIAPEARANPAVGSGEDAVPLPSVTDALLAAPAVLAQVLVFIGTLFFFLLTRGEIYDWTSLRLSPQGERAELAHRLRRAERSVSRYFLTITLINAGLGIVTALVLRLIGLEDAMMWGAVAFMVNFVLYLGPAVFAVVLIFVGVAEFDGIRAIAPAAAFLLLNATEGQFVTPALVGRRMAINPLLVFLSLVSGLWLWGPVGGIVAIPLLLWVLVLNDAIGAPLERPVESETA; this is encoded by the coding sequence GTGGACACAACCGCCCGGCTGGCGCAGCACGCCATGATCTTCGTGGGAACGGTTGCGCTGATCGCCGCGCTAAGCCTCGCGAGTGACATTCTTGCGCCGGTTGCATTGGCGCTCGTCGCGGGCGTCGTTCTATCGCCGCTGTCCGATTTCTGGGAGGAACGAGGCTTCGCACCGTTCTGGGGCGCGCTTTTGGGGCTCGTTCTCACGCTCGCCGTCGTGGCGAGCCTCATCCTGGTCTTCCATCCAATTGTCGCACGGCTCGTCGAACAGGCGCCGAAGGTCTGGTCGGACATGCGTGAAATCGTGACGGGCCTCCGTGGCCTGCTCAAGGGTCTAGCCGAAGTTTCGAACGAACTCGCGGGGTCAATCGCGCCCGAAGCGCGTGCCAACCCGGCAGTTGGGAGCGGTGAGGACGCGGTGCCGCTGCCATCGGTAACTGACGCCTTGCTTGCAGCACCGGCCGTCCTGGCGCAGGTCCTGGTTTTCATCGGAACGCTCTTTTTCTTCCTCCTGACGCGTGGCGAGATCTACGACTGGACGTCACTCCGGCTCTCTCCGCAGGGCGAACGGGCCGAGCTTGCGCACCGTCTGCGCAGAGCCGAGCGTAGCGTTTCGCGGTATTTCCTGACGATCACGCTCATCAATGCCGGTCTCGGGATCGTCACGGCGCTCGTATTGCGGCTCATCGGGCTCGAGGATGCGATGATGTGGGGGGCCGTCGCCTTCATGGTCAACTTCGTTCTTTACCTCGGACCAGCGGTCTTTGCCGTCGTGCTGATCTTCGTCGGCGTGGCAGAGTTCGACGGCATCCGCGCTATCGCTCCTGCGGCAGCGTTTCTGTTGCTGAACGCGACGGAAGGTCAGTTCGTCACACCGGCGCTTGTCGGTCGCAGGATGGCGATCAACCCGCTCCTCGTTTTCCTCTCGCTCGTCTCGGGTCTGTGGCTCTGGGGGCCGGTCGGCGGGATTGTGGCGATACCGCTCCTCCTTTGGGTATTGGTTCTGAACGATGCAATTGGCGCGCCCTTGGAACGACCCGTGGAAAGCGAAACCGCCTGA
- a CDS encoding CsbD family protein codes for MNWDQIKGNWKQLKGKAQAKWGDITDDEWHQAEGRREELVGLVQTKYGRAKDEAEREVDDWMRSV; via the coding sequence ATGAACTGGGATCAAATCAAAGGAAACTGGAAGCAACTCAAGGGCAAGGCCCAGGCCAAATGGGGCGACATCACGGATGACGAGTGGCACCAGGCCGAAGGCCGCCGCGAAGAGCTCGTGGGCCTCGTTCAGACAAAGTACGGCCGCGCCAAAGACGAAGCCGAACGTGAGGTCGACGACTGGATGCGGAGCGTCTGA
- a CDS encoding pyridoxamine 5'-phosphate oxidase family protein, translated as MGNRSELHENPRAKLFAHLGEVRAGMLGVEGSGQHMQPMTHFTDPDRAELWFLTGIETDLVRAVGQGARAHFCFVGKDQDFYACLSGLLEQVEDREKLTEIWSPLASAWFPKGIDDPEVCLLRMTLHEAALWTVTGSALVFGFNVLRANLSEDREPDLGDHVVIRFDVAA; from the coding sequence ATGGGCAACCGTTCGGAACTGCACGAGAATCCGCGCGCGAAACTCTTCGCGCATCTCGGCGAGGTCCGGGCGGGAATGCTCGGCGTGGAAGGGTCGGGGCAGCACATGCAGCCGATGACCCATTTCACCGATCCCGACAGGGCTGAGTTGTGGTTCCTGACTGGGATCGAGACAGACCTGGTCCGCGCAGTCGGGCAGGGTGCGCGCGCGCATTTCTGTTTCGTCGGAAAGGATCAGGACTTCTACGCCTGCCTTTCCGGTCTCTTGGAACAGGTCGAGGATCGCGAGAAGCTGACCGAAATCTGGTCGCCGCTCGCCTCGGCCTGGTTTCCAAAGGGGATCGACGACCCCGAGGTCTGTCTCTTGCGGATGACGCTGCATGAGGCGGCACTTTGGACCGTCACGGGCAGTGCGCTCGTCTTCGGGTTCAACGTCCTGCGCGCGAATCTGTCGGAGGACCGCGAGCCGGATCTCGGCGATCATGTGGTGATCCGGTTCGACGTCGCTGCCTGA
- a CDS encoding YdeI/OmpD-associated family protein: MTETNPKVEAFFANAKTWREELLALRAILLDCPVSEEFKWRSPCYTYDGGNVATLWGMKDHCVLSFFKGVLLKDPHGILVAPGKNSRSVRLARLTSVPEIAGMQDILKDYIREAVDVEKAGLKVDFPKDDLEYPDELTRTLRENPEFRSAFEALTPGRQRGYVLHFARPKQSATRSSRIDRCLPRILDGKGMHDR; the protein is encoded by the coding sequence ATGACTGAAACGAATCCCAAGGTCGAGGCGTTCTTCGCAAATGCAAAGACATGGCGCGAGGAACTGCTGGCGCTGAGAGCGATCCTGCTGGATTGCCCGGTGTCAGAGGAATTCAAATGGCGCTCGCCGTGCTATACGTATGACGGCGGCAACGTCGCAACGCTCTGGGGAATGAAGGATCATTGCGTGCTGTCGTTCTTCAAGGGCGTTCTGCTAAAGGATCCCCATGGCATTCTCGTCGCGCCTGGCAAGAACTCGCGTTCCGTGCGGTTGGCAAGGTTAACTAGCGTGCCTGAAATCGCAGGTATGCAGGACATCCTGAAGGACTATATCCGCGAAGCCGTCGATGTGGAGAAAGCCGGCCTGAAAGTGGACTTCCCGAAAGACGATCTCGAGTATCCCGATGAACTGACACGAACGCTGCGTGAGAACCCGGAGTTCAGGTCTGCGTTCGAAGCGCTGACTCCGGGACGGCAAAGAGGCTACGTCCTTCACTTTGCTCGACCCAAGCAATCCGCCACGCGATCGTCGCGAATCGATAGATGCCTGCCGAGAATACTCGACGGCAAGGGAATGCACGACCGCTGA
- a CDS encoding DUF3618 domain-containing protein, with amino-acid sequence MTHQTDPRAIESELERDRASLSSTLGELQDRVSIDNLAKEALGMIRSNAAAYTQSVDSAIRANPLALALTGAGIAWLVFGGKSRKDEAAYSSGNGQGFARHDEFTTHTRPESYRSPADTSWSDRIDLLRSRASTTLRSIERDARNRTDDLRDYASERAKVLADFTSDMKQSLLDGLEGLSDAARERIVSARENAYAARLRVQRSAREGGREVGRLIEEHPLVAGVVALALGAAFAATLPRTRTEDNAFGEESDRLMDAASDLVRQERARFARVAEGVADELKSSVRNAADAAADRVADLGEDVRDRAVSEAKKSSAG; translated from the coding sequence ATGACACATCAGACTGACCCCCGCGCAATTGAATCCGAACTTGAACGCGACCGCGCCTCGCTGTCCTCGACACTGGGCGAGTTGCAGGACCGTGTGTCGATCGACAACCTCGCGAAAGAGGCGCTCGGCATGATCCGCAGCAATGCGGCCGCCTATACCCAGTCCGTCGACAGCGCCATCCGCGCAAACCCGCTGGCGCTGGCGCTAACGGGTGCCGGGATCGCCTGGCTCGTGTTTGGCGGCAAATCTCGCAAGGACGAAGCAGCCTATTCCTCCGGCAACGGGCAGGGCTTCGCCCGTCACGACGAGTTTACTACGCATACCAGGCCAGAGAGCTACCGGTCGCCAGCCGACACGAGTTGGTCCGACCGGATCGACCTTCTCAGGTCACGCGCATCGACGACGCTCCGTTCGATCGAGCGCGATGCCCGCAACCGCACCGATGACCTGCGCGACTACGCCTCCGAACGGGCGAAGGTCCTTGCCGACTTCACCTCTGACATGAAGCAGAGCCTCCTCGACGGCCTGGAAGGTCTGTCCGATGCGGCGCGTGAGCGGATCGTCAGTGCACGCGAGAACGCCTATGCCGCGAGGCTGCGCGTTCAGCGGTCGGCCCGTGAGGGCGGTCGAGAAGTGGGTCGGCTTATCGAAGAGCATCCGCTCGTCGCCGGCGTAGTCGCGCTCGCGCTCGGTGCGGCTTTCGCCGCCACCCTTCCGCGCACGCGGACCGAGGACAACGCCTTCGGCGAGGAGAGCGATCGGCTGATGGATGCGGCGAGCGACTTGGTGCGCCAGGAACGCGCGCGATTCGCCCGGGTCGCCGAGGGCGTCGCGGACGAACTGAAGTCATCGGTGCGCAATGCGGCGGATGCTGCCGCCGACCGGGTCGCCGACCTGGGCGAGGACGTCCGCGACCGGGCCGTTTCGGAAGCGAAGAAGTCCAGCGCGGGCTGA
- a CDS encoding phage holin family protein: MTGNHEFRSTGALLGDVVHRLTRLVRGEIALAKAEIDEKLRTAGMGIVLVVAAAVIALSALNVLSGALVAALVEQGLTPGWAALAVAALLALIALIFALRGLSALKPSNLVPRRTTSNVRRDAETLKEIVDNDTSD, from the coding sequence GTGACCGGCAATCACGAATTCAGATCGACCGGCGCGCTTCTGGGCGATGTCGTACATCGCCTCACGCGGCTGGTTCGCGGCGAAATCGCTCTGGCCAAGGCCGAGATCGACGAAAAGCTGCGGACCGCGGGCATGGGTATCGTTCTCGTCGTCGCCGCCGCCGTGATCGCGCTGTCGGCGCTGAACGTCCTTTCGGGCGCTCTCGTCGCGGCGCTCGTCGAACAGGGCCTCACGCCGGGTTGGGCCGCGTTGGCCGTGGCGGCGCTGCTCGCGCTCATCGCACTGATCTTCGCGCTCAGAGGACTGAGCGCGTTGAAGCCTTCAAACCTTGTGCCGCGCCGGACGACCTCGAATGTCCGCCGCGACGCCGAAACACTCAAGGAGATTGTCGACAATGACACATCAGACTGA
- a CDS encoding YihY/virulence factor BrkB family protein yields MPATQKFVAALSRVWNGMDELNLGLIAAGVGFFIVLGIFPALGAAVLIWSLVADPAEIRGLLESSRSLMPDQVYDIFYQQVTGLIESGSGATLGWATLISIGFAMWSAMSGVASLVRGINAAYGISHRPGTVRRILSAAGLTLALCGPALLAVVVVLVAPVVLSLINLGPVTEIALFILRWAIAFAVITFAFGLLYRYAPNRRGSRPAWITPGAVGAGFVWLIVSVGFSIYLGNFGNYNKVYGSLGAAVALFMWFYLSAYVVLLGGAFNAELEQADSTRAQLAE; encoded by the coding sequence ATGCCCGCGACACAGAAATTCGTCGCGGCGCTCAGCCGTGTCTGGAACGGAATGGATGAGTTGAACCTCGGCCTGATCGCCGCGGGTGTCGGCTTCTTCATCGTGCTCGGGATCTTCCCCGCGCTGGGCGCAGCCGTGCTGATCTGGAGTCTCGTGGCCGATCCCGCAGAGATCCGGGGTCTGCTCGAATCAAGTCGCTCACTCATGCCCGACCAAGTGTACGATATCTTCTACCAGCAGGTGACGGGTCTGATCGAGAGCGGCTCCGGTGCGACGCTCGGCTGGGCGACGCTCATCTCGATCGGTTTCGCGATGTGGTCAGCCATGTCAGGCGTCGCCTCGCTGGTACGCGGTATCAACGCCGCCTACGGCATCTCGCATCGGCCGGGCACCGTGCGCCGCATTCTTTCGGCCGCCGGGCTCACGCTCGCACTCTGCGGACCGGCGCTGCTGGCAGTCGTCGTAGTGCTGGTCGCGCCGGTCGTACTTTCGCTCATCAATCTCGGTCCGGTGACGGAGATCGCGCTTTTCATCCTGCGCTGGGCAATCGCCTTCGCGGTGATCACCTTCGCCTTCGGTCTTCTCTATCGCTACGCGCCGAACCGGCGCGGCAGCCGACCCGCCTGGATTACACCGGGCGCGGTAGGGGCAGGTTTCGTCTGGCTGATCGTGTCGGTTGGATTCTCGATCTATCTCGGAAATTTCGGAAATTACAATAAAGTATACGGCTCACTCGGTGCCGCGGTCGCGCTCTTCATGTGGTTTTACCTGTCGGCCTATGTCGTGCTGCTTGGCGGGGCCTTCAATGCAGAGCTCGAGCAGGCTGATTCGACGCGTGCGCAATTAGCCGAGTGA
- a CDS encoding PLD nuclease N-terminal domain-containing protein, with translation MEMNMFELSGLGGLILLALDVWALVSIFGSAASTGRKVLWALLVIILPLVGFLIWLIAGPRSSARRV, from the coding sequence ATGGAGATGAACATGTTTGAACTAAGCGGCCTCGGCGGGCTCATTCTTCTTGCCCTCGATGTCTGGGCGCTCGTCTCGATCTTCGGCTCTGCTGCGTCGACCGGGCGCAAGGTGCTTTGGGCTTTGCTCGTGATCATCCTGCCGCTCGTCGGCTTCCTGATCTGGCTCATCGCAGGGCCTCGGTCCTCGGCGCGCCGCGTCTGA
- a CDS encoding DUF1328 domain-containing protein — MLGWALTFLVIALIAAALGFGGIAGASAGIAKILFFVFLVLFVVAMVARAVRGKPPV, encoded by the coding sequence ATGCTTGGATGGGCTCTCACCTTTCTCGTCATCGCGCTTATCGCGGCGGCCCTCGGATTCGGGGGTATTGCCGGCGCATCGGCGGGAATCGCCAAAATTCTCTTCTTCGTCTTCCTGGTTCTGTTCGTCGTGGCGATGGTCGCGCGGGCAGTTCGAGGCAAGCCGCCGGTCTGA
- a CDS encoding PRC-barrel domain-containing protein: MKNLLYSTAVLAVAGTAAFAQDAMFRTQADPMELHASELIGHRVHASEAAIEGEAYEGVQEGWEDVGEVNDVILSRDGSVEAVLVDIGGFLGIGERQVALDMGALRFVSDDSTPDDDADYFLVMSASRANLEEAPEYSWDHADDKAADAADTAAETTEEMAETADPTAEPAEQTAEAADPVVETTGDATDTAMRDPIARDGFEAATEEDLTAERLTGAPAYDANDEWIGEISELVLSDDGQVTHGIIDVGGFLGIGEKPVELEIGQIDILRESDGGDVRVYVPMTREELEALPDYNN, from the coding sequence ATGAAGAACCTTCTCTATTCCACCGCTGTCCTGGCAGTCGCAGGCACCGCCGCCTTCGCTCAGGACGCCATGTTCCGCACCCAAGCCGACCCGATGGAGCTCCACGCTTCCGAACTGATCGGCCACCGTGTGCACGCCAGCGAAGCCGCCATCGAAGGCGAGGCCTACGAAGGTGTGCAGGAGGGCTGGGAAGATGTCGGCGAGGTCAATGACGTCATCCTGTCGCGTGACGGATCCGTTGAGGCCGTTCTGGTCGATATCGGCGGCTTCCTGGGCATCGGCGAACGCCAGGTCGCCCTCGATATGGGCGCGCTGCGTTTCGTCTCGGACGATTCGACGCCCGACGACGATGCGGACTACTTCCTCGTGATGAGCGCGTCGCGCGCCAATCTCGAAGAGGCGCCCGAGTACTCGTGGGATCACGCGGACGACAAGGCCGCTGATGCCGCAGACACTGCCGCAGAAACCACCGAGGAGATGGCGGAGACCGCCGATCCGACGGCGGAACCCGCAGAGCAGACGGCTGAGGCCGCCGACCCGGTGGTAGAGACCACGGGCGACGCTACCGATACGGCCATGCGCGATCCGATCGCGCGCGACGGCTTCGAAGCGGCGACCGAGGAAGATCTGACCGCCGAACGTTTGACGGGCGCCCCAGCCTATGACGCAAACGACGAGTGGATCGGGGAAATCTCCGAGCTCGTGCTGAGCGATGACGGCCAGGTAACGCACGGAATTATCGACGTCGGCGGTTTTCTTGGCATCGGCGAAAAGCCGGTAGAGCTGGAGATCGGCCAAATCGATATCCTTCGCGAATCCGACGGAGGCGACGTGCGTGTCTATGTCCCCATGACGCGCGAAGAACTGGAAGCGCTTCCGGACTACAACAACTGA
- a CDS encoding DUF2254 domain-containing protein — MHWRTPFNALLTVPASLALAIGLLGWVATQAERTFGTPKWLLTVEAASAHSILSIVATGAMTALTLAYSLTLVVFTLAASSIGPRLLKRFTTERTNQITAGLLGGTFLYSIVALGTSAGQVPRIAALGSGFLAFMAVVQLIWFVRTVAQSVSIDDELAKIAARLERDLLRLRENSEIDVALPPDSAFRPAAETRQAGYLAQLDRGTLRKLATQGDIVVRVDHMPGEYLLKETPVMSIAGDTDAEIFGALEDVVRQEPARSDAEVVNFSLNLMVEIALRALSPGVNDTFTALAVTDMLSGALSSITRSEPRPEVLVDDKGAARVILPGASIRQLFDQAFAPLRRAASSNILMSQSLARAYQRLYETGNEETRAVIAEHVRAMRIDLERANHGDSDIMSVTGLMPGPLSKVPDKAHGTS; from the coding sequence ATGCATTGGCGAACACCATTCAACGCGCTCCTGACGGTGCCCGCATCGCTCGCGCTCGCCATCGGGCTGCTTGGCTGGGTCGCCACTCAGGCCGAGCGCACCTTTGGAACGCCCAAATGGCTCCTGACGGTCGAAGCCGCCTCGGCGCACAGCATCCTGTCCATCGTGGCAACCGGCGCGATGACGGCGCTGACGCTGGCCTATTCCCTGACGCTCGTCGTCTTCACGCTCGCGGCGTCCAGCATCGGGCCGCGGCTGCTCAAGCGCTTCACGACCGAGCGGACAAATCAGATCACCGCCGGACTACTAGGCGGTACGTTTCTCTACTCTATCGTCGCGCTCGGCACCTCCGCGGGGCAGGTTCCGCGGATCGCGGCACTGGGTTCGGGGTTTCTAGCGTTCATGGCGGTTGTGCAACTCATTTGGTTCGTGCGCACCGTGGCGCAGTCCGTCTCCATCGACGATGAGCTTGCCAAGATCGCCGCACGACTTGAACGCGACCTCTTGAGGCTTCGGGAAAACAGCGAGATCGACGTCGCCCTGCCTCCCGACAGCGCCTTCCGGCCAGCCGCGGAAACCAGACAGGCGGGCTATCTCGCGCAACTCGACCGCGGCACCCTGCGCAAGCTCGCGACGCAGGGCGACATCGTCGTTAGGGTCGATCATATGCCCGGCGAATACCTTCTGAAGGAAACGCCGGTGATGAGCATCGCCGGCGATACGGACGCAGAGATATTCGGAGCGCTCGAAGACGTCGTGCGGCAGGAACCCGCGCGATCGGATGCCGAGGTTGTGAATTTCTCGCTCAACCTCATGGTCGAGATTGCGCTGCGCGCATTGTCGCCCGGGGTCAACGACACGTTCACGGCGCTGGCGGTCACCGACATGCTCTCCGGCGCGCTGTCGTCGATCACGCGGTCCGAGCCGCGGCCCGAGGTTCTTGTCGATGATAAGGGCGCGGCGCGGGTGATCCTGCCCGGTGCATCGATCCGCCAGCTTTTCGATCAGGCATTCGCCCCGCTTCGCCGTGCCGCATCCTCGAACATTCTCATGTCGCAGAGCCTCGCCCGGGCCTATCAGCGCCTCTATGAGACCGGCAACGAAGAGACCCGCGCTGTCATTGCCGAGCATGTCCGCGCGATGCGGATCGACCTTGAGCGTGCGAACCACGGCGACAGCGACATCATGTCGGTGACCGGTTTGATGCCGGGCCCGCTTTCCAAGGTTCCGGACAAGGCGCACGGAACCAGCTGA
- a CDS encoding AI-2E family transporter — MSDPEAALATHTVAIRRYLGFIAFFCACIALFFAKQVVLPFVLAILLALTLSPVTRSLARLGVPPFFTAVILIAGVATTVAAGGYLLSGPVSDWIDDAPNIQRELEQRLRGVTQSIETVKKASDHVEELAETATDPGVVKVAIEQPGIVASAMLNVASFATTALVALILALFLLASGDMLYVKLVESFSRLSDKKRALKIAYGVEESISRYLLSITLINAGLGLVVGVGLALIGMPQPIVWGAVAFLFNFLPYVGAVAGIGLATIVAIVSFDSFGYAMLVPVFYFIATSIEGHVVTPVLVGRRLELNAVMIFATVVFWAWLWGFAGALLAVPFLVCLKVLCDNVPGLSVIGNFLGSSDIRGRYDPLRNEADA; from the coding sequence GTGAGCGATCCCGAGGCGGCGCTGGCGACCCATACTGTTGCCATCCGCCGCTACCTCGGCTTCATCGCGTTCTTCTGCGCATGCATTGCCCTGTTCTTCGCCAAGCAGGTCGTTCTGCCCTTCGTGCTCGCCATTCTTCTGGCGCTGACGCTCAGCCCCGTGACCCGCTCCTTGGCGCGCCTTGGCGTTCCGCCTTTCTTCACCGCGGTGATCCTGATCGCCGGCGTTGCGACGACGGTCGCTGCCGGTGGCTACTTGCTGAGCGGGCCGGTTTCGGACTGGATTGACGACGCGCCGAACATCCAGCGCGAGCTTGAGCAGCGCCTGCGCGGCGTCACGCAATCGATCGAGACCGTGAAGAAGGCGTCCGACCACGTTGAGGAGCTCGCCGAGACAGCAACCGATCCGGGTGTCGTGAAGGTCGCGATAGAGCAGCCCGGGATCGTCGCCTCAGCCATGCTCAACGTCGCGTCGTTCGCGACGACGGCGCTCGTCGCCCTGATCCTTGCGCTCTTTCTGCTCGCCTCGGGAGACATGCTCTACGTCAAGCTGGTTGAAAGCTTTTCGCGCCTCAGCGACAAGAAGCGCGCGCTCAAAATCGCCTATGGCGTGGAAGAGAGCATTTCGCGCTATCTTCTGTCGATAACGTTGATCAACGCCGGCCTCGGTCTGGTCGTCGGAGTGGGCCTCGCGCTCATCGGCATGCCGCAACCCATCGTCTGGGGCGCAGTGGCATTTCTGTTCAACTTTCTTCCCTATGTCGGCGCGGTCGCGGGGATCGGGCTAGCCACGATCGTCGCCATCGTCAGCTTCGATTCCTTCGGCTACGCGATGCTCGTGCCGGTCTTCTATTTCATCGCTACGTCGATCGAGGGCCATGTCGTCACGCCTGTCCTTGTCGGCCGGCGGCTCGAACTGAATGCGGTGATGATTTTCGCAACGGTCGTGTTCTGGGCGTGGCTTTGGGGCTTCGCGGGGGCCTTGCTCGCGGTGCCGTTCCTCGTCTGCCTCAAGGTCCTTTGCGACAACGTGCCGGGTTTGTCGGTGATCGGCAACTTCCTCGGATCATCGGACATCCGCGGTCGATACGACCCACTCAGGAACGAGGCGGACGCATAA